One region of Clostridia bacterium genomic DNA includes:
- a CDS encoding leucine-rich repeat protein — MKKLLSLILAFTLCLSVFTVTGLIASADDEFDNLINATGGDLTFVNDAENPWVQDTISIGKYGVSAGNTGMDSSSSSVTATINFAETQGIFFTWKVSSQQKWDYLAFSVDGVEKARISGVVGPEQRVFAVEPGEHVVAWTYVKDEAYSLYDDRGYIDEVYVGTYSASAENIDALLNDGGDLSFENDASDPWTPETVSGASAARSGNAGKSASESAVTLNTSLEAGKSLAFNWGVSSEKDHDLLIFEVNGVEVASISGEVAYPTAYSYTADETGDYTFRWIYRKDTLNSFGSDCGRLGSVRVVDYAAVTGIVTVKNTTVAVGKTLKLTYAMRPSNATNRAVTWTSDNESVAAVSADGIVTGVSSGTADITVTTDEGGFTSVCTVTVTPFGGDYTYYVDADAGNDRNNGRSATSAFRTLSKAYSTIYTNVGSGASVKLVLTGAFTVGEELRVFDKDVNITSAAGTASVRRVAGYRGPLFRVSAAGRLRFGNTESSSSRLVAGNSSADAPCILVDAGEFILYPNAEISGNVSSVSGAGVYVKSGSFVMVGGSVSDNSTSRYGGGVYAEDGSVVISGGSVSGDSAAIYGGGAYIATAVEYSIDEELFSGNTAESFNDICYGEPPAAPVVSGVEDGAEYSLGEYPDGVSASWTSEAEATATLNGEPYEQGTPITEEGGYVLTVTDGFSVVTVAFTLYTPVQDPLRAYAYISDSASGETGFVGFDIFGGSEPLDFGDVQHPVAAAEFVADTFCGYSEDGYFFTLPPIHPDEGSPFQYVSWSDEPVITDYTVLDMTYSYVHRTFIVLLADDDNARFVATVDPETGEPYGIIPILVEEGDAPMLMTVAADMNGAFYAIGAGDEAALWTVTGEREDGAVVGKLFDLGVEAYYLQSMTFDRSTGRLYWAQCGRETGGVYEIDLENEACNFIGAPVGADAELTAFVIPYSVDTETEHVSEDGRFIYKLLPAGGAEIAGYVFKNDAGEPNFEKFDDDTFLVEVPGEIDGYTVLSIGKYAFRDRSVGEDPDTYMQIGRAVLPESVETVGYGAFRGCVSLKEIEFGGQEREIGDYAFYQCSSLTDVNIPWPTETIGYGAFSECAGLEKVTVSGQTENFGDYVFYNVSGNFELWGHWPSAAYDYAQANGLTFRDLDPYEAPVVSGVEEGGRYALSELPEGVAITWTAMRVESVALDGEAYEEGTPITALGDHVFTITDGRTEVTVTFTVVETAYMKGDFDFDGEISVNDALRALRIAARLAEETPEAIAIGDVDGDGEISVNDALMILRVAAKLADQSSLG, encoded by the coding sequence ATGAAAAAACTGCTGTCATTGATCCTCGCATTCACGCTCTGCCTCTCCGTCTTCACGGTAACGGGGCTGATCGCGTCCGCAGACGATGAGTTTGACAATCTGATCAACGCGACCGGCGGCGATCTGACCTTCGTCAACGACGCGGAGAACCCGTGGGTGCAGGACACCATATCCATAGGCAAGTACGGGGTGTCCGCCGGCAACACCGGCATGGATTCCTCATCCTCCTCCGTCACCGCGACGATAAACTTCGCGGAGACGCAGGGGATATTCTTCACCTGGAAGGTCTCCTCGCAGCAGAAGTGGGACTACCTCGCATTCAGCGTTGACGGCGTCGAAAAGGCGCGTATCAGCGGCGTCGTAGGACCGGAACAGCGCGTTTTCGCGGTGGAGCCCGGCGAGCACGTCGTCGCCTGGACCTACGTCAAAGACGAGGCATATTCGCTCTATGACGATCGCGGTTATATCGACGAAGTATACGTCGGCACTTACAGCGCTTCCGCCGAGAACATAGACGCTCTGCTGAACGACGGCGGCGATCTCTCGTTCGAGAACGACGCCTCCGATCCGTGGACTCCCGAAACGGTCTCCGGCGCGTCCGCCGCCAGAAGCGGCAACGCCGGCAAGAGCGCGTCCGAATCCGCGGTCACGCTGAACACTTCGCTCGAAGCGGGCAAATCGCTCGCCTTCAACTGGGGCGTAAGCAGCGAAAAGGATCACGACCTGCTCATATTCGAGGTCAACGGCGTTGAGGTCGCCTCCATATCCGGCGAAGTCGCCTACCCGACGGCGTATTCCTACACCGCCGACGAGACGGGCGACTACACCTTCCGCTGGATCTACCGCAAGGATACGCTGAACAGCTTCGGCTCCGACTGCGGCAGACTCGGCAGCGTGCGCGTCGTCGACTACGCCGCGGTGACCGGCATCGTGACGGTCAAGAACACTACCGTCGCCGTCGGCAAGACGCTCAAATTGACCTATGCGATGCGTCCGTCGAACGCCACGAACCGCGCCGTCACGTGGACGAGCGACAACGAATCCGTCGCCGCCGTGAGCGCCGACGGCATTGTGACCGGAGTCTCCTCCGGAACGGCTGACATAACCGTGACGACGGACGAAGGCGGCTTCACGTCCGTCTGCACCGTAACGGTAACGCCCTTCGGCGGCGATTACACATACTACGTCGACGCCGACGCGGGCAACGACCGCAACAACGGCAGATCCGCGACCTCGGCGTTCCGCACGCTGAGCAAGGCGTACAGCACGATATATACCAACGTCGGCTCCGGCGCGAGCGTGAAGCTGGTGCTTACCGGCGCGTTCACCGTCGGCGAAGAGCTGAGAGTATTCGATAAGGACGTCAATATCACCTCCGCCGCCGGCACCGCCTCCGTCAGGAGGGTTGCCGGTTACAGAGGCCCGCTTTTCCGCGTCAGCGCGGCGGGCAGACTGCGCTTCGGCAACACCGAGAGCAGCTCGAGCCGCCTCGTCGCCGGCAATTCCTCCGCCGACGCGCCCTGTATTCTCGTCGACGCGGGCGAGTTTATCCTCTATCCGAACGCCGAGATCAGCGGGAACGTCAGCAGCGTTTCCGGAGCGGGCGTTTACGTCAAGTCCGGCTCCTTCGTGATGGTCGGCGGCAGCGTTTCCGATAACTCCACCTCGCGTTACGGCGGCGGCGTTTACGCCGAGGACGGATCGGTCGTTATCAGCGGCGGTTCCGTCAGCGGCGACTCCGCTGCGATCTACGGCGGCGGCGCTTATATCGCGACCGCGGTCGAGTATTCGATAGACGAAGAGCTCTTCAGCGGCAATACCGCCGAGAGCTTCAACGATATCTGCTACGGCGAGCCTCCGGCGGCTCCGGTCGTTTCCGGCGTCGAGGACGGCGCGGAGTATTCGCTCGGCGAATACCCCGACGGCGTCAGCGCGTCATGGACTTCCGAGGCGGAAGCGACGGCGACGCTGAACGGCGAGCCCTACGAGCAGGGAACTCCGATAACGGAAGAGGGCGGCTACGTGCTGACCGTCACCGACGGCTTCAGCGTTGTCACGGTCGCGTTCACGCTTTATACTCCGGTTCAGGATCCCCTCCGCGCCTACGCCTATATCTCCGACAGCGCGAGCGGCGAGACCGGCTTCGTCGGCTTCGATATCTTCGGCGGCTCGGAGCCCCTGGATTTCGGCGACGTTCAGCATCCGGTCGCGGCGGCGGAATTCGTCGCCGATACGTTCTGCGGATATTCCGAGGACGGATATTTCTTCACTCTGCCGCCGATTCACCCCGACGAGGGATCGCCTTTCCAATACGTTTCCTGGAGCGACGAGCCCGTCATTACTGACTACACCGTGCTCGATATGACATACAGCTACGTCCACCGCACGTTTATCGTGCTTCTTGCGGACGATGATAACGCCCGCTTCGTCGCGACCGTCGATCCGGAAACCGGCGAACCCTACGGCATTATCCCGATCCTCGTCGAGGAGGGCGACGCGCCCATGCTCATGACTGTCGCCGCCGATATGAACGGCGCGTTCTACGCTATCGGCGCGGGCGACGAAGCCGCGCTCTGGACGGTCACCGGCGAGCGCGAAGACGGAGCGGTCGTCGGCAAGCTCTTCGACCTCGGGGTCGAGGCGTACTACCTGCAGTCGATGACCTTCGACAGAAGCACCGGCCGCCTCTACTGGGCGCAGTGCGGCAGAGAGACCGGCGGCGTTTATGAGATAGACCTTGAGAACGAGGCGTGCAATTTCATCGGCGCGCCCGTCGGCGCCGACGCCGAGCTGACCGCCTTCGTCATCCCCTACAGCGTGGATACCGAAACGGAGCACGTATCGGAGGACGGCCGCTTCATCTACAAGCTGCTGCCCGCGGGCGGCGCGGAGATCGCCGGCTACGTCTTCAAGAACGACGCCGGCGAGCCGAACTTTGAGAAGTTCGACGACGATACCTTCCTCGTGGAGGTTCCCGGCGAGATCGACGGCTATACCGTGCTTTCGATAGGCAAATACGCCTTCCGCGACCGCTCGGTCGGCGAAGACCCCGACACGTATATGCAGATAGGCAGGGCGGTCCTGCCGGAGAGCGTTGAGACCGTCGGCTACGGCGCCTTCCGCGGCTGCGTCAGCCTGAAGGAGATCGAGTTCGGCGGGCAGGAGCGCGAGATAGGCGACTACGCCTTCTACCAGTGCAGCTCGCTGACGGACGTCAATATCCCGTGGCCGACCGAAACCATCGGCTACGGAGCGTTCTCGGAGTGCGCCGGACTTGAGAAGGTCACCGTCAGCGGCCAGACCGAAAACTTCGGCGATTACGTCTTCTATAACGTTTCCGGGAACTTCGAGCTGTGGGGACACTGGCCGTCCGCGGCCTACGATTACGCGCAGGCGAACGGCCTGACCTTCCGCGACCTCGATCCTTACGAAGCGCCGGTCGTTTCCGGCGTTGAGGAGGGCGGCAGATACGCGCTTTCCGAACTGCCCGAGGGCGTCGCGATCACCTGGACCGCGATGCGCGTCGAGTCCGTCGCGCTGGACGGCGAGGCGTACGAGGAGGGAACTCCGATAACCGCGCTCGGCGACCACGTCTTCACGATCACCGACGGCAGAACGGAGGTCACCGTAACCTTCACCGTCGTCGAGACGGCGTATATGAAGGGCGACTTCGACTTTGACGGCGAGATCAGCGTCAACGACGCGCTGCGCGCGCTCCGCATCGCCGCGAGGCTCGCGGAGGAAACTCCCGAAGCAATCGCCATCGGCGACGTCGACGGCGACGGCGAGATCAGCGTCAACGACGCGCTGATGATCCTGCGCGTCGCGGCGAAGCTGGCCGACCAGAGCAGTCTGGGATAA
- the rsxA gene encoding electron transport complex subunit RsxA, which translates to MAKLIPIILGAILIENYVLVRFMGMCPFLGVSKNTKTAFGMGCAVIFTITISSAVTYALNTYVLKPLNIEYLQTIAFILVIASMVQLVELALAKFIPALYEALGIYLPLITTNCAVLGSALLAVQREYNFLESVVFGFSVALGFMLVLVIFSTIRERIDMSNVPESFKGLPSTLIAAALVSLAFMGFSGLAL; encoded by the coding sequence ATGGCAAAGCTTATTCCCATAATCCTCGGCGCGATACTGATAGAGAACTACGTTCTCGTGCGCTTTATGGGCATGTGCCCCTTCCTCGGCGTATCCAAAAACACAAAGACCGCGTTCGGTATGGGATGCGCGGTCATATTCACGATAACGATATCCTCGGCGGTGACCTACGCGCTGAACACCTACGTTCTCAAGCCGCTGAATATCGAATACCTGCAGACGATCGCGTTCATCCTCGTCATCGCGTCCATGGTGCAGCTCGTCGAGCTTGCGCTGGCGAAGTTCATTCCCGCGCTCTACGAAGCGCTCGGCATCTACCTGCCGCTGATAACGACGAACTGCGCCGTGCTCGGCTCCGCGCTGCTCGCGGTGCAGAGGGAGTATAATTTCCTCGAGAGCGTCGTCTTCGGATTCTCCGTCGCGCTCGGCTTCATGCTCGTGCTGGTGATATTCTCCACCATCCGCGAGCGTATCGATATGAGCAACGTGCCGGAGTCCTTCAAGGGCCTGCCCTCCACCCTGATCGCCGCGGCGCTCGTGTCGCTGGCGTTCATGGGCTTCAGCGGCCTTGCGCTGTAA
- a CDS encoding RnfABCDGE type electron transport complex subunit B: protein MKELLIPFAVIGAIGAFFGLMLGVAAKFWKVEKDERIDRILGHLPGANCGGCGFSGCGAFAEAVVKGDASCDGCKVCDEAAHNSIHEIMGVSGGEYKPHASCVACHGTSAKQRQEFKGALDCLSVAKIGGDKLCPYACIGLGSCVQSCKFDAIHVVNGVAVVDDEKCTACGACVRACPKRLIKIQPKDSVFVGCSSRDAGKRVRELCDRGCIGCRICEKTCEHDAIHVVDNLAVIDQSKCTACGKCIEKCPKKVLMRA from the coding sequence ATGAAAGAACTGCTCATACCCTTCGCCGTTATCGGCGCGATCGGCGCCTTTTTCGGCCTGATGCTCGGCGTCGCCGCTAAGTTCTGGAAGGTCGAGAAGGACGAGCGCATCGACCGCATCCTCGGCCACCTGCCCGGCGCGAACTGCGGCGGCTGCGGCTTCTCCGGCTGCGGCGCCTTCGCGGAAGCGGTCGTCAAGGGCGACGCGTCCTGCGACGGCTGCAAGGTCTGCGACGAGGCCGCGCATAACAGCATCCACGAAATAATGGGCGTCAGCGGCGGCGAATACAAGCCGCACGCCTCCTGCGTCGCCTGCCACGGCACCTCCGCGAAGCAGCGCCAGGAATTCAAGGGCGCGCTCGACTGCCTGTCCGTTGCGAAGATCGGCGGCGACAAGCTCTGCCCCTACGCCTGCATCGGCCTCGGCAGCTGCGTGCAGTCCTGCAAGTTCGACGCCATACACGTCGTCAACGGCGTCGCCGTCGTAGACGACGAGAAGTGCACCGCCTGCGGCGCCTGCGTCCGCGCCTGCCCGAAGCGCCTGATAAAGATCCAGCCGAAGGACAGCGTTTTCGTCGGCTGCTCCTCCCGCGACGCCGGCAAGCGCGTCCGCGAGCTCTGCGACCGCGGCTGCATCGGCTGCCGCATCTGCGAAAAGACCTGCGAGCACGACGCGATCCACGTCGTCGACAACCTCGCGGTCATAGATCAGTCCAAGTGCACCGCCTGTGGCAAGTGTATAGAGAAATGTCCAAAAAAGGTTTTAATGAGAGCTTAA
- the rsxE gene encoding electron transport complex subunit RsxE, with product MKKNNYGKILKDGIITQNPVLVQVLGMCPTLAVSTQLMNGLGMGVAVTAVLICSNLFISLLRKVIDKRIRIASFIVIIAGFVTMVEMLMKAFLPSLSASLGVYIPLIVVNCIILARAEAFASRNKPLPSVVDGLACGLGFTGAICIVSTIREVLGTGALLGYDFKLIPPIMIFSLAPGGLLVLGLVMAFCAWISKRRKAKAAPAGEAAAPEEAKAEKPAEPEIKPAANEPQLEKATVKPLITVVETKAAEAAEEIAPAEASPVQGEVSPQATEGLLTSDKPQPAEEAESADTGVPQEEGDSPSASPPRNDSEPAPAAEPEPAAETAEGGAPSDEGAVEDGLPSETEGGNAAPASDEITYASEEEREAALAEALRYFGGAETETGYAGGAETAEELAPAAGSPVQGEVPPQTAEGLLTSEPQSAEAADSVIPNPQGEGSPADAGASKPEAKPAANTQLTFDTEEDGLEPPSFMTEPVTRQRDKKEGR from the coding sequence ATGAAGAAGAACAACTACGGCAAGATCCTGAAAGACGGAATCATAACTCAGAACCCCGTGCTCGTGCAGGTGCTCGGCATGTGCCCGACGCTGGCGGTCTCCACGCAGCTGATGAACGGACTCGGTATGGGAGTCGCGGTCACGGCGGTGCTTATCTGCTCCAACCTGTTCATATCCCTGCTGCGCAAGGTCATCGACAAGCGCATCAGGATCGCCTCCTTCATCGTCATAATCGCGGGATTCGTGACGATGGTCGAAATGCTCATGAAGGCGTTCCTGCCCTCGCTTTCGGCGAGCCTGGGCGTCTATATCCCGCTGATAGTCGTCAACTGCATAATCCTCGCCCGCGCCGAAGCCTTCGCGAGCCGCAACAAGCCTCTGCCGTCGGTCGTCGACGGTCTCGCCTGCGGACTCGGCTTCACCGGCGCGATATGCATAGTTTCAACGATCCGCGAGGTGCTCGGCACCGGCGCGCTGCTCGGCTACGACTTCAAGCTCATTCCGCCGATAATGATATTCTCGCTCGCGCCCGGCGGTCTGCTGGTGCTCGGTCTGGTCATGGCGTTCTGCGCCTGGATAAGCAAGCGCCGCAAGGCGAAGGCGGCTCCCGCCGGAGAAGCGGCCGCGCCCGAAGAAGCAAAAGCGGAAAAACCGGCGGAGCCGGAGATCAAGCCCGCCGCGAATGAGCCGCAGCTTGAGAAAGCAACGGTCAAGCCGCTTATAACAGTAGTGGAAACGAAGGCCGCGGAAGCGGCGGAGGAAATAGCTCCCGCCGAGGCCTCCCCTGTGCAAGGGGAGGTGTCGCCGCAGGCGACGGAGGGGTTGTTGACTTCCGATAAGCCGCAGCCCGCGGAAGAGGCGGAATCCGCCGATACCGGCGTTCCGCAGGAGGAAGGGGATTCCCCGTCGGCTTCGCCTCCCCGGAATGACAGCGAACCCGCGCCCGCGGCCGAACCCGAACCCGCGGCTGAAACCGCCGAAGGCGGAGCTCCCTCAGACGAGGGAGCTGTCGAGGACGGCTTGCCGTCCGAGACTGAGGGAGGGAACGCCGCCCCCGCCTCCGACGAGATAACCTACGCCTCCGAAGAGGAGCGCGAAGCGGCGCTCGCCGAGGCGCTCCGCTACTTCGGCGGAGCCGAAACCGAAACCGGCTATGCCGGCGGAGCCGAAACGGCGGAAGAGCTCGCTCCAGCCGCGGGCTCCCCTGTGCAAGGGGAGGTGCCGCCGCAGACGGCGGAGGGGTTGTTGACTTCCGAGCCGCAGTCCGCGGAAGCGGCGGACTCTGTCATCCCGAATCCGCAGGGTGAGGGATCCCCCGCCGACGCCGGCGCTTCCAAGCCCGAAGCGAAACCCGCCGCGAACACCCAACTCACCTTCGACACGGAGGAGGACGGCCTCGAGCCGCCGTCCTTCATGACGGAGCCGGTGACGCGTCAGCGCGATAAGAAGGAGGGACGTTAG
- a CDS encoding FMN-binding protein, with the protein MKIFKNQILKLCVSLFVITAVVSLALAGVNALTKDRIAALEGEAEFNTIRQFYDYDAVFEKLALGDGTEYFAAYKPANAEGETPAPQEPASDAAEQSSEESSETPASSEESSEASSEESSASPETPSEPETPAQDNASGEKGELLGYAVTVSENGYGGEIKMLVCFDKFGQVNGMGVISMSETNGVGTRITGEGFFDQFTGKSAPFKFVKGTPSGKNDIAAITGASISSKAAVGAVNKAFVLLSDLFIEG; encoded by the coding sequence ATGAAGATCTTCAAGAATCAGATCCTCAAGCTCTGTGTGTCCCTCTTCGTGATAACGGCGGTCGTTTCGCTCGCGCTCGCGGGCGTAAACGCGCTGACGAAGGACCGCATCGCCGCGCTCGAGGGCGAGGCGGAGTTCAACACGATCCGCCAGTTCTACGACTACGACGCGGTCTTCGAGAAGCTCGCTCTCGGCGACGGCACCGAATACTTCGCGGCGTATAAGCCCGCGAACGCGGAGGGCGAAACGCCCGCGCCGCAGGAGCCTGCGTCCGACGCCGCGGAGCAGTCTTCGGAGGAATCCTCCGAAACCCCCGCGTCTTCGGAAGAGTCGTCGGAAGCGTCTTCGGAAGAGTCGTCGGCTTCGCCCGAAACGCCGTCCGAACCCGAAACGCCCGCGCAGGATAACGCCTCCGGCGAAAAGGGCGAGCTGCTCGGCTATGCCGTTACGGTCTCCGAGAACGGCTACGGCGGCGAGATAAAGATGCTCGTCTGCTTCGACAAGTTCGGGCAGGTAAACGGTATGGGCGTGATCTCGATGTCAGAAACGAACGGCGTAGGCACGCGCATCACCGGCGAAGGCTTCTTCGATCAGTTCACCGGCAAGTCCGCTCCCTTCAAGTTCGTCAAGGGCACGCCCTCCGGTAAGAACGATATAGCCGCCATCACCGGAGCGAGCATATCCTCCAAGGCGGCGGTCGGCGCGGTCAACAAGGCGTTCGTCCTGCTGTCCGACCTGTTCATAGAAGGTTAG
- a CDS encoding response regulator yields MKRMGIIIINVLIMVAILLFVVVYTIFENRINLQRQTEHFENTTAAMERVTENYLEGEQRVCDVWARYINSREMSMEEAADYIRISHVLPNASAHLVYLDSKKGVSTRPHPGTGEYEVSYKNMEFLNDTAWISDIGDSINISRAYTNPMNGEQSLAFCNRITLRGSGDGAAEEAVLLRVLPISELEQKWIFPQEEFENAEITLIDFDGDYLIKSKTFKNSNFFEFYKSYNPSDPALLESLHSEMTSSTGSVTILNSRGEEMLLAYTPIAESVEWTLLSIIPKTDLKVNTQNWILIGVISAGLLVLFVIDMLFVRQFNKKLRKAAMEAESANKAKTDFLSTMSHDIRTPMNAIIGLTTIAQKNLGDPEATGESLRKIGLAGNHLLTLINDILDISKVESGKLNLSPVTFSIVETVENLVNLSQPMVKEKNIDFNFRVNRMEKEYLYADQLRLNQIYINILSNAVKYTEPGGSVSVDMKEEESPADGCVRLTYRVSDTGIGMTPEFMERMFQPFSRQTDSRVNSIQGTGLGLAITKRMVDLMGGTIECQSEPGKGTTFNVVIDIPVSDRQREDMRLDPIDVLVVDDDEVLLKTAEDTLESMGAKVECAKSGAEALGMISVRRGEGRSFDVIILDWKMPDMNGIETVRRIRSEIDENVPVLLISAYDTSEVEEEAKKAGANGFVSKPLFRSTLYDKISQLLGKEIKSAEPEDDYSDLDGVHVLVAEDNDINWEIINAMLGMFGVTAERAENGRVCVDKMKEAEEGRYTLIFMDVQMPEMNGLDATKEIRKLEKPWAASIPIIAMTADAFSENVTECLNAGMNGHIAKPVDVKLVIKEIRKIKEREN; encoded by the coding sequence ATGAAGAGAATGGGAATAATCATAATAAACGTACTCATTATGGTCGCTATTCTGCTTTTTGTTGTCGTTTATACCATATTTGAGAACAGGATCAACCTTCAGAGACAAACCGAGCATTTCGAAAACACCACCGCCGCCATGGAGCGCGTCACCGAGAACTATCTTGAGGGCGAACAGCGCGTCTGCGACGTATGGGCGCGGTACATAAACAGCCGTGAAATGTCCATGGAGGAGGCCGCCGATTATATCCGTATTTCTCACGTGCTGCCGAACGCGTCCGCCCATCTGGTTTATCTCGACAGTAAAAAGGGCGTATCGACGCGTCCCCATCCGGGCACCGGCGAGTACGAAGTGTCTTATAAGAACATGGAATTCCTGAACGACACGGCGTGGATATCGGATATCGGCGACTCCATCAATATCTCCCGCGCCTATACCAACCCGATGAACGGCGAACAGTCTCTCGCCTTCTGCAACAGGATCACCCTCCGCGGCTCCGGAGACGGCGCCGCTGAAGAGGCCGTTCTGCTCCGCGTGCTGCCCATATCCGAGCTGGAGCAGAAGTGGATATTCCCGCAGGAGGAGTTCGAGAACGCGGAGATCACCCTGATAGATTTCGACGGCGACTATCTCATAAAAAGCAAGACGTTCAAAAACTCGAACTTTTTCGAGTTCTATAAGTCGTATAACCCGTCGGATCCGGCGCTTCTCGAGAGCCTTCACTCCGAAATGACCTCCTCCACGGGCTCGGTTACGATACTGAACTCCCGCGGAGAAGAAATGCTGCTCGCCTACACTCCGATCGCCGAGTCGGTCGAGTGGACGCTGCTCAGTATCATCCCGAAGACGGATCTGAAAGTAAACACGCAGAACTGGATCCTGATCGGCGTTATTTCCGCCGGTCTGCTGGTGCTGTTCGTCATAGACATGCTCTTCGTCCGGCAATTCAACAAAAAGCTGCGGAAAGCGGCGATGGAGGCGGAGTCCGCCAACAAAGCGAAGACCGATTTCCTTTCCACCATGTCGCACGACATCCGCACTCCGATGAACGCCATCATCGGTCTGACGACGATCGCGCAGAAGAACCTCGGCGATCCCGAGGCGACGGGAGAAAGCCTCCGCAAGATCGGCCTTGCCGGCAACCACCTGCTGACGCTGATAAACGATATCCTGGATATATCCAAGGTCGAGAGCGGAAAGCTGAATCTGTCGCCCGTGACGTTCTCCATAGTCGAAACGGTCGAGAATCTCGTCAACCTGTCTCAGCCGATGGTCAAAGAGAAGAATATAGATTTCAACTTCCGCGTCAACCGCATGGAAAAGGAATATCTTTACGCCGATCAGCTCAGGCTGAATCAGATCTATATCAATATCCTTTCCAACGCCGTCAAATACACCGAGCCGGGCGGCAGCGTCAGCGTGGATATGAAGGAAGAGGAAAGCCCCGCCGACGGCTGCGTCAGACTGACGTATCGGGTTTCCGATACCGGAATCGGTATGACTCCGGAGTTTATGGAAAGAATGTTCCAGCCGTTTTCACGCCAGACTGACAGCCGCGTGAACAGCATTCAGGGCACCGGACTCGGCCTTGCGATCACGAAGAGGATGGTCGATCTGATGGGCGGAACGATCGAGTGCCAAAGCGAGCCCGGCAAGGGAACGACCTTTAACGTCGTCATAGACATTCCCGTATCCGACAGACAGAGAGAGGATATGCGGCTCGATCCGATCGACGTTCTGGTCGTCGACGACGACGAAGTGCTCCTCAAGACGGCCGAGGATACGCTCGAATCCATGGGCGCGAAGGTCGAATGCGCGAAGAGCGGCGCGGAGGCGCTCGGTATGATTTCCGTGCGCCGCGGCGAGGGACGGAGCTTCGACGTTATCATACTCGACTGGAAGATGCCGGATATGAACGGGATCGAAACGGTGCGCCGGATCCGGTCGGAGATAGACGAGAACGTCCCCGTTCTGCTCATATCCGCCTACGACACATCCGAAGTCGAAGAAGAGGCGAAGAAGGCGGGAGCCAACGGCTTCGTCAGCAAGCCGCTTTTCCGCTCCACGCTTTATGACAAGATAAGCCAGCTGCTCGGAAAAGAAATCAAATCCGCCGAGCCGGAGGACGATTATTCCGATCTTGACGGAGTGCACGTCCTCGTGGCGGAGGATAACGATATCAACTGGGAGATCATAAACGCGATGCTCGGCATGTTCGGCGTGACCGCGGAGCGCGCCGAGAACGGCCGCGTCTGCGTCGATAAGATGAAAGAGGCCGAGGAAGGGCGCTACACGCTGATATTCATGGACGTGCAGATGCCTGAAATGAACGGCCTCGACGCCACGAAAGAGATCCGCAAACTGGAGAAGCCGTGGGCGGCGTCGATCCCGATAATCGCGATGACGGCCGACGCTTTCTCCGAAAACGTCACCGAGTGCCTTAACGCGGGCATGAACGGACATATCGCCAAGCCCGTGGACGTCAAGCTTGTTATCAAGGAAATCCGTAAGATAAAAGAAAGGGAGAACTGA
- a CDS encoding RnfABCDGE type electron transport complex subunit D: MLTVTLPPHIRENEGTARVMGCVLLPLLCVVALSTYYYGPRVVIITAISVLSCVLSEWLYQRLTMKKCTVGDLSAVVTGTLLACTLPPSIPVWMPIVGGVFAIVIVKQVFGGIGRNFMNPALAARAFMMLSWPASFNTWPPVHTHLSLFKSMPDLITSATPLASLKAGEQPAEDLLQLFIGERAGSIGETAAVILIAGGLLLLVTRVITWHIPAAYIGTVAAIALIFPRVSYMPLGTYVLTEIMSGGVLLGAIYMATDYSTAPVHPVGKIIFGVGCGALTMFMRYKGSGPESVCFAILVMNCFTWMIDRATAPVRLRDNWTKIKAKFARKGAAR; the protein is encoded by the coding sequence ATGCTGACCGTCACGCTCCCGCCGCACATCCGCGAGAACGAAGGCACCGCCCGCGTCATGGGCTGCGTGCTGCTCCCGCTGCTCTGCGTCGTCGCGCTTTCGACGTATTACTACGGGCCGCGCGTGGTGATCATCACCGCGATAAGCGTGCTTTCCTGCGTGCTCAGCGAGTGGCTGTATCAGCGGCTGACGATGAAGAAATGCACGGTCGGAGACCTCTCCGCCGTCGTCACCGGCACGCTGCTGGCGTGTACTCTGCCGCCGTCCATCCCCGTGTGGATGCCGATAGTCGGAGGCGTATTCGCGATAGTGATAGTCAAGCAGGTGTTCGGCGGCATCGGCAGGAACTTCATGAATCCCGCGCTCGCCGCGAGAGCGTTCATGATGCTGTCGTGGCCGGCGTCCTTCAACACATGGCCGCCGGTGCATACGCACCTGTCGCTTTTCAAGTCGATGCCGGATCTGATCACCTCCGCGACTCCGCTCGCCTCGCTGAAGGCGGGAGAACAGCCTGCGGAAGATCTGCTTCAGCTCTTCATCGGCGAACGCGCCGGCAGCATCGGCGAGACCGCCGCGGTCATACTCATCGCCGGCGGACTGCTCCTGCTCGTCACGCGCGTGATAACCTGGCACATCCCCGCGGCGTACATAGGCACGGTCGCGGCGATCGCGCTGATATTCCCAAGAGTTTCCTATATGCCGCTCGGAACGTACGTTCTGACCGAGATAATGTCCGGCGGCGTGCTGCTCGGCGCGATTTATATGGCGACCGACTATTCCACCGCGCCCGTCCACCCCGTCGGCAAGATAATATTCGGCGTCGGGTGCGGCGCACTGACGATGTTCATGCGCTACAAGGGCAGCGGCCCCGAATCCGTCTGCTTCGCGATCCTTGTGATGAACTGCTTTACCTGGATGATAGACCGCGCCACCGCGCCGGTCCGTCTGCGCGATAACTGGACGAAAATTAAGGCGAAGTTCGCCCGGAAGGGGGCGGCGCGATGA